Proteins from a genomic interval of Cottoperca gobio chromosome 8, fCotGob3.1, whole genome shotgun sequence:
- the LOC115012663 gene encoding uncharacterized protein LOC115012663, with amino-acid sequence MSAARKELQEALCCYTADTLIYIDTVREFVEWSPKWMLKRETELIMIMDIKDRADNIDLDISHVTQSDNRATAFWQYMRSKVTQVTADSRRTELEKELAAVLKTTLEGLEKLNCFLDAVESLAVTSLHVFMEKDQVLHLPEGISPEHVQVVITAARKICQHLIEFKRDVNVFFLPKLQNVEVLAYQLDKYIKTTQKICETLEKSSFGNFCVKMNDETLVNLDVDLSEDETQRMLHHINQLDELRMNKNFRMVFLFQGEPCSGFIDEFSKRQPKMLQCLKELEENAVQLDRMHKGSKISSVAGSSVGAAGGVLSIIGLALIPVTAGASLILTMTGVGLGITSGVNSAVTTATEIGVNHKHQKKAREVFQSFMEDVQFFQDCLEKVTKSKLDVVLGVGKVLCRSGAIVKGIDSLVDASSAIKMLKSEELAVNAGKVAVQEGKVLRNIPKVASDIPDIGQAAVKGPLALSKSARAGLIGLNALFLGMDIFFICKDSISLAKGSETEVSQFIRARAALWSSEVDSWQMVHDFLSKGVQTSEENKAVLEKPFYPEREMKKQKPEEKDVCVIQ; translated from the exons ATGTCTGCTGCAAG AAAGGAACTCCAGGAGGCCTTGTGCTGCTACACCGCAGATACCCTCATCTACATCGACACCGTGAGAGAATTTGTCGAGTGGAGCCCTAAGTGGATGctgaagagggagacagagttGATCATGATAATGGACATTAAAGACAGGGCTGACAACATTGACCTAGACATCAGTCATGTTACCCAGTCAGACAACAGAGCTACGGCCTTTTGGCAATATATGAGAAGCAAGGTAACCCAGGTGACTGCAGACAGCAGGCGTACAGAGCTGGAGAAGGAGCTGGCTGCTGTGCTGAAGACCACTCTGGAAGGCCTGGAGAAGCTTAACTGCTTCCTGGATGCAGTGGAGAGTTTGGCGGTCACCTCACTTCATGTGTTCATGGAGAAGGACCAGGTGTTACATCTGCCAGAAGGGATCAGCCCTGAACATGTTCAGGTTGTCATCACTGCTGCACGGAAAATCTGCCAGCACCTAATCGAGTTTAAGAGAGATGTAAACGTCTTCTTCCTCCCCAAACTTCAGAATGTGGAAGTGCTGGCATATCAGCTGGACAAATACATAAAGACCACCCAGAAAATCTGTGAGACGTTAGAGAAAAG CTCCTTCGGCAACTTTTGCGTGAAGATGAACGACGAAACTCTGGTAAACCTCGATGTGGATTTGTCTGAAGATGAGACACAAAGGATGCTTCATCACATTAACCAGCTTGATGAACTCAG GATGAACAAGAACTTCCGGATGGTGTTCTTGTTTCAGGGCGAACCCTGTTCTGGCTTCATCGATGAGTTCAGTAAGCGACAACCCAAGATGCTGCAGTGTCTtaaagagctggaggagaatGCTGTTCAGTTAGACAGGATGCATAAGGGTTCAAAGATCTCCAGTGTGGCCGGCAGCTCGGTGGGGGCAGCTGGAGGTGTGCTTTCCATCATTGGCTTGGCGTTAATTCCTGTAACAGCTGGAGCGTCTTTAATTCTGACAATGACTGGGGTCGGGCTGGGAATTACCAGCGGCGTCAACAGTGCTGTCACCACCGCCACAGAGATTGGAGTAAACCATAAACATCAAAAGAAAGCCAGAGAAGTCTTCCAGAGCTTCATGGAGGATGTGCAGTTTTTCCAGGATTGTCTGGAGAAGGTCACCAAAAGCAAGCTAGATGTTGTTCTGGGAGTTGGCAAGGTGCTCTGTAGATCTGGTGCTATTGTAAAGGGTATTGATTCACTTGTTGATGCATCCTCCGCTATTAAGATGTTAAAAAGTGAAGAGCTGGCTGTAAATGCTGGCAAAGTGGCAGTGCAGGAAGGAAAGGTATTGCGTAACATCCCCAAGGTTGCGTCAGATATCCCAGATATTGGACAGGCAGCAGTCAAAGGGCCTCTTGCCCTCTCCAAGTCAGCCAGGGCCGGTCTCATCGGGCTCAATGCTCTCTTCCTTGGCATGGATATCTTCTTCATCTGTAAAGATAGCATCAGTCTGGCTAAAGGCAGCGAGACTGAAGTCTCACAGTTCATCAGAGCCAGAGCTGCACTCTGGAGCTCAGAGGTGGACTCATGGCAGATGGTCCATGACTTCCTAAGCAAAGGTGTGCAGAcatcagaggaaaacaaagctgTCCTGGAGAAACCATTTTAtccagagagggagatgaagaaaCAAAAACCGGAAGAGAAAGATGTTTGTGTAATACAGTAg
- the LOC115012664 gene encoding apolipoprotein L3-like, translating into MNDETLVNLDVDLSEDETQRMLHHINQLDELRMNKNFRMVFLFQGEPCSGFIDEFSKRQPKMLQCLKELEENAVQLDRMHKGSKISSVAGSSVGAAGGVLSIIGLALIPVTAGASLILTMTGVGLGITSGVNSAVTTATEIGVNHKHQKKAREVFQSFMEDVQFFQDCLEKVTKSKLDVVLGVGKVLCRSGAIVKGIDSLVDASSAIKMLKSEELAVNAGKVAVQEGKVLRNIPKVASDIPDIGQAAVKGPLALSKSARAGLIGLNALFLGMDIFFICKDSISLAKGSETEVSQFIRARAALWSSEVDSWQMVHDFLSKGVQTSEENKAVLEKPFYPEREMKKQKPEEKDVCVIQ; encoded by the exons ATGAACGACGAAACTCTGGTAAACCTCGATGTGGATTTGTCTGAAGATGAGACACAAAGGATGCTTCATCACATTAACCAGCTTGATGAACTCAG GATGAACAAGAACTTCCGGATGGTGTTCTTGTTTCAGGGCGAACCCTGTTCTGGCTTCATCGATGAGTTCAGTAAGCGACAACCCAAGATGCTGCAGTGTCTtaaagagctggaggagaatGCTGTTCAGTTAGACAGGATGCATAAGGGTTCAAAGATCTCCAGTGTGGCCGGCAGCTCGGTGGGGGCAGCTGGAGGTGTGCTTTCCATCATTGGCTTGGCGTTAATTCCTGTAACAGCTGGAGCGTCTTTAATTCTGACAATGACTGGGGTCGGGCTGGGAATTACCAGCGGCGTCAACAGTGCTGTCACCACCGCCACAGAGATTGGAGTAAACCATAAACATCAAAAGAAAGCCAGAGAAGTCTTCCAGAGCTTCATGGAGGATGTGCAGTTTTTCCAGGATTGTCTGGAGAAGGTCACCAAAAGCAAGCTAGATGTTGTTCTGGGAGTTGGCAAGGTGCTCTGTAGATCTGGTGCTATTGTAAAGGGTATTGATTCACTTGTTGATGCATCCTCCGCTATTAAGATGTTAAAAAGTGAAGAGCTGGCTGTAAATGCTGGCAAAGTGGCAGTGCAGGAAGGAAAGGTATTGCGTAACATCCCCAAGGTTGCGTCAGATATCCCAGATATTGGACAGGCAGCAGTCAAAGGGCCTCTTGCCCTCTCCAAGTCAGCCAGGGCCGGTCTCATCGGGCTCAATGCTCTCTTCCTTGGCATGGATATCTTCTTCATCTGTAAAGATAGCATCAGTCTGGCTAAAGGCAGCGAGACTGAAGTCTCACAGTTCATCAGAGCCAGAGCTGCACTCTGGAGCTCAGAGGTGGACTCATGGCAGATGGTCCATGACTTCCTAAGCAAAGGTGTGCAGAcatcagaggaaaacaaagctgTCCTGGAGAAACCATTTTAtccagagagggagatgaagaaaCAAAAACCGGAAGAGAAAGATGTTTGTGTAATACAGTAg